A genome region from Flavobacterium sp. includes the following:
- a CDS encoding RDD family protein, with amino-acid sequence MKKAILLLSLFFSLSGIIESIVFLFIRSEKFSEFIVFTNITPYYFSGLTVMIEVERINQYTSTSASLGLLNLFFYLSFLFGTIIYFFSKYKETKLLLFNFSLIIISGIKTLVFFLFSFEDWTNSYITYRISGITIRIVYILLSYFIINRYLNTSKEMVSDQGYLQNSSKNKRFLNLFIDSLLIMTTTFGFIEYTQRYRMLSSSVGYISTTFEDRINILILFSLIKFMYYLMFESIFKSTPAKFITSCYVTDEEGNSPTFSMILKRTLLRLVPFESITFLMGKNLHDDYSDTYVVDKKSDRLIEDRYFKFLAIGFGTLLVFYFYMITKHILFR; translated from the coding sequence ATGAAAAAAGCAATACTCCTTTTATCTTTATTTTTTTCGTTATCAGGAATCATAGAATCAATTGTTTTCTTATTCATAAGATCTGAAAAATTTTCAGAATTTATAGTTTTTACTAATATTACTCCTTATTATTTTTCAGGTTTAACAGTCATGATTGAAGTTGAAAGAATTAATCAGTACACATCAACTTCTGCATCATTAGGGTTATTAAATTTATTCTTTTACTTGTCTTTTTTATTTGGAACTATAATTTATTTTTTCTCAAAGTATAAAGAAACTAAATTGTTGCTATTCAATTTTAGTTTAATAATAATTAGCGGAATAAAAACATTAGTATTTTTTCTTTTTTCTTTTGAAGATTGGACAAACTCGTATATAACATATAGAATATCAGGAATAACAATTAGAATAGTATATATACTTTTGTCTTATTTTATTATAAATAGATATTTGAATACTAGCAAAGAAATGGTATCAGATCAGGGCTATTTACAGAATTCATCAAAAAACAAACGTTTTTTAAACCTTTTTATAGATTCTTTGTTAATTATGACTACTACTTTTGGTTTTATTGAATACACACAACGATATAGAATGTTAAGTAGTTCTGTAGGTTATATAAGTACAACTTTTGAAGATCGTATTAACATTTTAATCTTATTTTCTTTAATAAAGTTTATGTATTATTTGATGTTTGAATCAATTTTTAAAAGCACACCAGCAAAATTTATAACATCTTGTTATGTAACAGATGAAGAAGGAAATTCACCAACCTTCTCGATGATTTTAAAACGAACATTATTGAGATTGGTTCCCTTTGAAAGTATCACATTTTTAATGGGTAAAAATTTACATGACGACTATTCAGACACATATGTTGTAGATAAAAAAAGTGATCGATTGATTGAAGATCGCTATTTTAAATTTTTAGCAATTGGCTTCGGGACTTTATTAGTTTTTTATTTTTATATGATAACCAAACATATATTGTTTCGATAA
- a CDS encoding Gfo/Idh/MocA family oxidoreductase, translated as MLKVGVLGAGHLGKIHLRLLQQSDKYELVGFYDENQENAERISKEFGYKNFSTIAKLIHAVDVIDIVTPTLSHYKCAKVAIKSGKHIFIEKPIANTVEEAEEIIALAKEHNVKGQVGHVERFNPAFIATKNMIENPMFIETHRLAEFNPRGTDVPVVLDLMIHDIDAILSVVKSKVKNINASGVSVISETPDIANARIEFENGCVANLTASRISMKNMRKSRFFQKDAYISVDFLEKKCEVVRMKDAPEVPGDFDMILQNAEGVKKQIYFTNPDVEQNNAILDELESFANAINTNTTPVVTLEQATDALRVAYQIIDCFDK; from the coding sequence ATGTTAAAAGTAGGAGTTTTAGGTGCTGGTCATCTTGGTAAAATACATTTACGCTTATTACAACAATCTGACAAATACGAATTAGTTGGATTTTACGACGAAAATCAGGAAAATGCCGAAAGAATCTCAAAAGAGTTTGGCTATAAAAATTTCAGCACAATTGCAAAACTCATTCACGCTGTCGACGTGATCGATATTGTTACTCCAACGCTTTCACACTATAAATGTGCAAAAGTTGCCATAAAATCAGGAAAACATATTTTTATTGAAAAACCAATTGCCAATACGGTTGAAGAAGCTGAAGAAATTATTGCTTTAGCAAAAGAACACAACGTAAAAGGACAAGTTGGTCATGTTGAGCGTTTTAACCCTGCTTTTATTGCGACCAAAAACATGATCGAAAACCCAATGTTTATTGAAACACATCGTTTGGCCGAATTTAATCCGCGTGGTACAGACGTTCCTGTAGTTCTGGATTTAATGATTCATGATATTGATGCCATTTTAAGTGTCGTAAAATCAAAAGTAAAAAATATTAATGCGAGCGGTGTTTCGGTTATTAGTGAAACTCCGGATATTGCCAATGCCCGAATCGAATTTGAAAATGGCTGTGTTGCGAATTTAACAGCAAGCAGAATTTCAATGAAAAATATGCGTAAATCACGTTTCTTTCAAAAAGATGCTTACATTTCGGTTGACTTTTTAGAAAAGAAATGCGAAGTAGTTCGTATGAAAGATGCTCCGGAAGTTCCGGGAGATTTTGATATGATTCTTCAAAATGCCGAAGGTGTAAAAAAACAAATCTATTTTACAAATCCTGATGTTGAACAAAACAACGCCATTTTAGACGAATTAGAGTCTTTTGCAAACGCTATTAACACTAATACTACGCCAGTCGTAACTTTAGAACAAGCTACAGATGCCTTGCGCGTAGCCTACCAAATTATTGATTGTTTCGATAAATAG
- a CDS encoding exonuclease domain-containing protein: MYAILDIETTGGQFNEEGITEIAIYKFDGHEVIDQFISLVNPEIPIQPFVVKLTGINNAMLRSAPKFYEVAKRIIEITTDCVIVAHNASFDYRILRTEFRRLGYDFEAKTLCTVELAKKLIPEQPSYSLGKLVRALGIPMADRHRASGDAMATTKLFKMLLEKDVEKTIVKDFIKLEVEKGISPKFLDILSQMPAKTGVYYIYNESGTLIYIGKSHNIKKRVNQHFTGITTKSKRIQAEVFTITYDETGSELIALLKESQEVKINRPRYNRSQKKTVFPFALYAEKDSNGYINLKLEKADGRKKEITSFSSLQDGKNALFRFTAKYHLCQKLTGLYETKKECFQYKIKECDGACIGEVTPEIYNLRVQQFISENSFENKSMILIDRGRNVNERSAVLIENGIYKGYAYYDLNYQINNIDILKNILIPMQHNRDVKNIIQSYIRKSKSLKILHF, encoded by the coding sequence TTGTACGCAATACTAGACATAGAAACCACTGGAGGACAATTTAATGAAGAGGGAATTACCGAAATCGCCATCTACAAATTTGATGGACATGAAGTAATTGACCAGTTTATAAGTCTTGTCAATCCAGAAATTCCGATTCAGCCATTCGTAGTAAAGCTAACCGGAATCAATAATGCTATGCTGCGTTCTGCTCCAAAGTTTTACGAAGTAGCTAAACGCATTATCGAAATCACTACAGACTGCGTTATAGTTGCTCATAATGCTTCTTTTGACTATAGAATCCTTCGAACTGAGTTTAGACGTTTAGGCTATGATTTTGAAGCTAAAACACTATGTACAGTAGAATTAGCAAAAAAACTAATTCCAGAACAGCCTTCTTATAGTTTAGGGAAATTGGTTCGTGCATTAGGAATTCCAATGGCAGACAGACATCGCGCCAGCGGAGACGCCATGGCAACCACAAAGCTTTTTAAAATGCTTTTAGAAAAAGATGTTGAGAAAACGATCGTAAAAGATTTTATAAAACTGGAAGTAGAAAAAGGAATTTCGCCAAAATTCTTAGATATTTTAAGTCAAATGCCTGCAAAAACCGGCGTTTATTATATCTATAACGAAAGTGGTACTTTAATCTATATTGGCAAAAGCCATAATATTAAAAAAAGAGTAAATCAGCATTTTACGGGAATTACAACCAAAAGCAAAAGAATTCAAGCTGAAGTTTTTACCATAACATATGACGAAACCGGAAGTGAGTTAATTGCACTTCTAAAAGAAAGTCAGGAAGTAAAAATCAATCGTCCGAGATACAATCGTTCCCAAAAGAAAACCGTTTTTCCTTTTGCCTTATATGCTGAGAAAGATTCAAATGGATATATCAACTTAAAACTAGAAAAAGCTGACGGACGTAAAAAAGAAATTACGTCATTTTCATCTTTACAAGATGGAAAAAATGCACTTTTTAGATTTACTGCAAAATATCATTTGTGCCAGAAACTAACTGGATTATACGAAACAAAAAAAGAATGTTTTCAGTATAAAATCAAAGAATGCGACGGTGCCTGTATTGGTGAAGTAACTCCCGAAATTTACAATTTAAGAGTACAGCAGTTTATCTCAGAAAACAGTTTTGAAAACAAAAGCATGATCCTTATCGACAGAGGCCGAAATGTAAACGAAAGAAGCGCCGTATTAATCGAAAACGGAATTTACAAGGGTTATGCCTATTATGATCTTAATTACCAAATAAATAACATTGATATACTAAAAAACATTCTCATTCCGATGCAGCACAACCGAGATGTAAAAAACATCATTCAAAGTTACATCCGAAAAAGCAAATCATTAAAAATACTTCATTTTTAA
- a CDS encoding ion transporter: MKKRKSQYEIFREKVKIILYGTNTILGRMFDLVLLGLILLSVLLIMLDTVQGISSKYHYQLWICEWIITIFFTIEYILRIISIQKPVKYIFSFYGIIDLLAVLPMYLSIFFPGASILSIVRALRFLRLFKILHIPQINHQSLQLKEAIEASKEKILVFIYFVLISTVIIGTIMYLVEGRESGFTSIPMAIYWTIVTLTTVGYGDISPQTPLGQFIAAFVMILGYGIIAVPTGIVTAEFAKSSLRNNSVSGKKTCKKCQSQVHFDNAKYCYECGTELPNN; the protein is encoded by the coding sequence ATGAAAAAGAGAAAATCACAATACGAAATCTTTAGAGAAAAAGTCAAAATCATTCTTTATGGTACCAACACCATTTTAGGACGAATGTTCGATTTGGTTCTTTTAGGTTTAATTTTATTGAGTGTTTTGCTAATAATGCTCGACACAGTACAGGGAATCAGTTCAAAATACCATTATCAGTTATGGATTTGTGAATGGATAATTACCATATTTTTTACAATAGAATATATTTTAAGAATAATATCCATTCAAAAACCAGTTAAATACATTTTTAGTTTTTACGGAATCATCGATTTACTAGCTGTATTGCCCATGTATTTGTCGATATTTTTTCCGGGTGCAAGTATTTTATCAATCGTTAGGGCGCTGCGTTTCCTTAGATTATTTAAAATTTTGCACATTCCGCAAATCAACCATCAATCCCTGCAATTAAAAGAAGCTATTGAAGCCAGTAAAGAAAAAATTCTCGTTTTCATTTATTTTGTTTTAATCAGCACCGTAATCATCGGAACAATCATGTATCTGGTTGAAGGCCGCGAATCAGGTTTTACAAGTATTCCAATGGCAATTTATTGGACTATTGTAACCTTAACGACAGTTGGTTACGGGGATATTTCGCCACAAACACCGCTTGGACAATTTATTGCTGCATTTGTTATGATTTTAGGTTACGGAATCATCGCCGTTCCAACCGGAATTGTAACTGCTGAGTTTGCTAAAAGCAGTTTAAGAAACAATTCTGTAAGCGGTAAAAAAACATGTAAAAAATGTCAGTCGCAAGTCCATTTCGATAATGCAAAATATTGTTACGAATGCGGAACCGAACTGCCAAATAATTAA
- the miaA gene encoding tRNA (adenosine(37)-N6)-dimethylallyltransferase MiaA translates to MKYLITILGPTAIGKTALSIALAQHFKCEIVSCDSRQFFKEMTIGTAVPSKEELNSAKHHFIQNKSIFENYTVGDYEKEALAKIEELFQTNDLVILIGGSGLYVDAILKGFDEFPEIDPKVRAEVNSNYEKLGIEYLQEQLKNLDPDYYQKITAENPQTLQNPQRMMRFVEVCIGSQQPYSSFLNQKKNNRNFTPILIGLDADREIIYSRINQRVDIMMNEGLLKEAETLYPNKALNALQTVGYRELFSYFDGEFTLPFAIEEIKKNTRRFSKRQLTWFKRNENTKWFDYASDRKEIINYIENLLK, encoded by the coding sequence ATGAAATACCTAATTACCATTCTCGGACCAACAGCTATAGGCAAAACAGCCTTGAGTATTGCTTTGGCACAACATTTTAAATGCGAAATCGTTTCTTGCGACAGTCGTCAGTTTTTTAAAGAAATGACAATCGGAACCGCAGTTCCAAGTAAGGAAGAATTAAATTCAGCTAAACACCATTTCATTCAAAATAAATCTATTTTTGAAAATTATACCGTTGGCGATTACGAAAAAGAAGCCTTAGCCAAAATCGAAGAATTATTTCAAACCAATGATCTTGTGATTCTTATTGGCGGTTCAGGATTATACGTTGACGCAATTTTAAAAGGATTTGACGAATTTCCTGAAATAGATCCAAAAGTCCGCGCTGAAGTAAATTCAAACTATGAAAAATTAGGAATCGAATATCTTCAGGAACAGTTAAAAAATTTAGATCCGGATTATTATCAAAAAATAACAGCCGAAAATCCACAGACCTTGCAAAACCCGCAGCGAATGATGCGTTTTGTAGAAGTTTGTATCGGATCTCAACAACCCTATTCTTCATTTCTAAATCAAAAGAAAAACAATAGAAACTTCACTCCTATTTTAATCGGTTTAGATGCCGACAGAGAAATCATTTACAGTAGAATAAACCAGCGCGTTGACATCATGATGAACGAAGGATTATTAAAAGAAGCCGAAACACTTTATCCTAACAAAGCGTTAAATGCGCTCCAAACCGTCGGTTATAGAGAATTATTTAGTTATTTTGACGGAGAATTCACGCTGCCTTTTGCCATAGAAGAAATCAAAAAAAATACACGTAGATTCTCCAAAAGACAATTAACGTGGTTCAAACGAAATGAAAATACAAAATGGTTTGATTACGCATCAGATAGAAAAGAAATTATAAATTACATAGAAAATCTTCTAAAGTAA
- a CDS encoding YggS family pyridoxal phosphate-dependent enzyme — MSIASNLNKIKESLPEHVTLVAVSKTKPVSDLMQAYEAGQRIFGENKIQEMTEKWEQMPKDIQWHMIGHVQSNKVKFMAPYVTLIHGVDSLKLLQEINKQALKNNRIIDCLLQIYIAEEESKFGLDEKELNELLTSVEFKELKNIRILGLMGMATFTEHQNQIKKEFTHLKSIFDSIQKLKTENCELHTISMGMSGDYQLAIECGSTMVRIGSSIFGGR, encoded by the coding sequence ATGTCAATAGCATCAAACTTAAATAAAATCAAAGAAAGTTTACCTGAACACGTAACTCTCGTTGCCGTTTCAAAAACAAAACCTGTTTCAGATTTGATGCAGGCTTACGAAGCTGGACAACGCATTTTTGGAGAGAACAAAATTCAGGAAATGACTGAAAAATGGGAACAAATGCCAAAAGACATTCAATGGCATATGATTGGTCATGTTCAGTCGAATAAAGTAAAATTTATGGCACCGTACGTCACTTTGATTCACGGCGTTGACAGTTTGAAATTATTACAGGAAATCAACAAACAAGCTTTAAAAAATAATAGAATTATAGATTGTCTTCTTCAAATTTATATTGCCGAGGAAGAATCTAAATTTGGTTTAGACGAAAAAGAATTAAATGAACTTTTAACTTCTGTGGAGTTTAAGGAATTGAAAAATATTCGTATCTTAGGTTTAATGGGAATGGCCACTTTCACCGAACACCAAAACCAGATCAAAAAAGAATTTACGCATTTAAAATCGATTTTTGATTCCATTCAAAAACTGAAAACTGAAAACTGCGAACTGCACACTATATCAATGGGAATGTCCGGAGATTATCAACTTGCAATTGAATGCGGCAGCACAATGGTTCGCATTGGAAGCAGCATTTTTGGAGGAAGATAA
- a CDS encoding acyl-ACP thioesterase domain-containing protein, whose translation MPISPNFTSVLSKDWEINFTQCTPNGYLKYTDLCNLLQLTAAAHSEVGGISFTDMQEFDQAWVLSRMRVEITALPKWQDVITVKTWINSLENSRSVRALEMYVNGKKIVGSETYWAVFNTKARRPEALALPYEHFELFPDNRATVEGFSKININLEKESVFEKTVYLSDLDIVNHANNVKYLEWCLDHVDAKRILKQEVKSFEMNFLKELSLKDQVVIHESENEDNSATTFSITKGDKTCFALELHWK comes from the coding sequence ATGCCTATATCTCCCAATTTTACATCAGTTTTAAGCAAAGACTGGGAAATCAATTTCACACAGTGTACGCCAAACGGCTACTTAAAATATACTGATTTGTGCAACCTTTTACAATTAACTGCCGCAGCCCATTCTGAAGTTGGCGGAATCAGCTTTACTGATATGCAGGAATTTGATCAGGCCTGGGTTTTAAGCCGAATGCGCGTTGAAATCACAGCATTACCAAAATGGCAGGATGTTATAACTGTAAAAACGTGGATAAACAGTTTAGAAAATTCGCGTTCTGTTCGTGCATTAGAAATGTATGTAAACGGAAAAAAAATCGTTGGAAGCGAAACGTACTGGGCAGTTTTTAACACCAAAGCACGCCGTCCCGAAGCTTTAGCGCTGCCATACGAACATTTTGAATTATTTCCAGATAATAGAGCCACTGTTGAAGGATTTTCGAAAATCAATATCAATCTTGAAAAAGAATCAGTGTTCGAAAAAACCGTTTATTTATCAGACTTAGATATTGTAAATCATGCCAATAATGTAAAATATCTCGAATGGTGCCTAGATCATGTTGATGCTAAAAGAATTTTAAAACAAGAAGTAAAAAGCTTCGAAATGAACTTTTTAAAAGAACTTTCTTTAAAAGATCAGGTTGTTATTCACGAAAGTGAAAACGAGGATAACTCTGCTACAACTTTCAGCATTACAAAAGGTGATAAAACCTGTTTTGCGCTCGAATTACATTGGAAATAA
- a CDS encoding 3-hydroxybutyryl-CoA dehydrogenase — protein MKTVAVIGAGTMGNGIAHTFAQSGFTVKLIDVSEKSLDKGMATIAANLDRMLAKGTITQDEVAKTITNIITYTDIKDGVVGVDLVVEAATENVELKLNIFKQLNEACSHNTILATNTSSISITQIGSVVAHPERVIGMHFMNPVPIMKLVEIIRGYNTSDEVTKIIMDLSEKLGKVPVEVNDYPGFVANRILMPMLNEAIETLYNGVAGVYEIDTVMKLGMGHPMGPLQLADFIGLDVCLAILNVMYEGFKNPKYAPCPLLVNMVRAGKLGVKSGEGFYDYSESKKAEKISKQFM, from the coding sequence ATGAAAACAGTAGCTGTAATTGGAGCAGGAACAATGGGTAACGGAATTGCTCACACCTTTGCACAAAGCGGATTTACCGTAAAATTAATCGACGTTTCTGAAAAATCATTAGATAAAGGAATGGCAACTATCGCTGCCAATCTTGATCGTATGCTGGCAAAAGGAACAATTACACAGGATGAAGTTGCCAAAACTATTACCAATATTATTACTTATACAGATATTAAAGACGGTGTTGTTGGCGTTGATTTGGTAGTCGAAGCTGCAACCGAAAACGTAGAATTAAAACTGAACATTTTCAAACAGCTAAACGAAGCTTGTTCTCACAATACGATCTTAGCAACTAATACATCTTCAATTTCAATTACACAAATAGGTTCTGTGGTGGCACATCCGGAGCGCGTTATCGGAATGCATTTTATGAATCCGGTGCCAATTATGAAATTAGTTGAAATCATCCGCGGATATAACACCAGCGATGAAGTAACTAAAATCATCATGGATTTATCTGAAAAACTAGGTAAAGTTCCGGTTGAAGTAAACGATTATCCTGGTTTCGTAGCCAACAGAATTTTAATGCCAATGCTAAACGAAGCAATCGAAACGTTATATAATGGTGTTGCCGGAGTTTATGAAATTGACACGGTTATGAAGTTAGGAATGGGACACCCAATGGGACCTCTTCAATTGGCTGATTTTATTGGTCTTGATGTTTGTTTGGCGATTCTGAATGTTATGTACGAAGGTTTCAAAAACCCGAAATACGCTCCTTGCCCATTATTAGTAAATATGGTAAGAGCAGGAAAATTGGGAGTAAAATCTGGTGAAGGTTTTTATGATTATAGCGAAAGCAAAAAAGCTGAGAAAATATCGAAGCAGTTTATGTAA
- a CDS encoding HAMP domain-containing sensor histidine kinase, with translation MNKLFFRILVLLMSLSLIGIILVQVFWFNSSFKNNEEQFKYHVTQVIGNVADKLEQQEEYSFYDKYNRIKDSTGKIPKKEDLLEVLFVQRNTKTNKTIVYSNTLTSEDYDINGSVFNKKFSSERFKNFSSKRVTEVYDNNNGIDNNSLGQSIIPDLKIEKSGSLDILNKVQQQIQYKDIASLTPIEGRVTRDKIFKLLKKELEEYGVKTKFEYGIYSSGVPTKIKSDGFHYDKEATYNIPIFTDNEGNSRYQLSVTFPNKKKFLLSELLSITILSIVFTLIIIVAYTSALNQLLRQKHISEIKTDFINNMTHEFKTPIATINLALDAIRNPRIIEDKEKVYRYLQMIRDENKRMHAQVENVLRISKLEKRELDITKEPTVVTDVIDDAIEHVNLILEDRKGTVVKHYNAARTTSLINEVHFTNVLVNILENAIKYSPDTPEIEIFTENVKDMILIKVKDHGLGMSKIAQKRVFEKFYREHTGDLHNVKGHGLGLAYVKRIVEDHNGQVYVESEKGKGSTFIIKIPLIN, from the coding sequence ATGAATAAATTATTTTTTAGAATACTTGTTTTATTGATGAGTTTATCCTTGATCGGGATAATTCTGGTACAGGTATTTTGGTTCAATTCTTCATTTAAAAATAATGAAGAACAGTTTAAATACCACGTTACTCAAGTTATCGGAAATGTTGCTGACAAATTAGAACAGCAGGAAGAATACAGCTTTTACGATAAATACAACCGCATTAAAGACAGTACGGGTAAAATTCCTAAAAAAGAAGATTTACTTGAAGTATTGTTTGTACAAAGAAATACAAAAACAAATAAAACTATTGTTTATTCAAATACACTGACTTCTGAAGATTATGATATAAACGGATCTGTTTTTAATAAAAAATTCAGCAGTGAAAGATTTAAAAATTTCAGTTCTAAAAGAGTAACAGAAGTTTATGATAATAACAATGGTATTGATAATAATAGTTTAGGACAAAGTATAATACCTGATCTTAAGATTGAAAAATCTGGAAGTTTAGATATTTTAAATAAAGTTCAACAGCAGATTCAGTATAAAGACATTGCATCTTTAACACCAATTGAAGGCAGAGTTACAAGAGACAAAATTTTTAAGCTTTTAAAAAAGGAGTTAGAGGAGTACGGTGTTAAAACAAAATTTGAATACGGAATTTACAGTAGCGGCGTTCCAACCAAAATTAAATCGGATGGATTTCACTACGATAAAGAAGCAACATATAATATTCCGATTTTTACTGATAATGAAGGGAATAGCAGGTATCAGCTGTCGGTAACTTTTCCAAATAAAAAGAAATTTTTATTATCAGAATTATTAAGTATTACCATTTTATCAATAGTATTTACGTTAATTATTATAGTTGCTTATACAAGTGCATTAAATCAATTACTGCGTCAAAAACATATTTCTGAAATCAAAACGGATTTTATTAATAACATGACGCATGAGTTTAAAACTCCAATTGCAACAATAAATTTAGCACTTGATGCTATAAGGAACCCGAGAATTATTGAAGATAAAGAAAAAGTGTATCGCTATCTTCAAATGATTAGGGATGAAAATAAAAGAATGCACGCTCAGGTTGAAAACGTACTGCGTATTTCTAAATTAGAAAAACGAGAGCTTGATATTACAAAAGAACCTACCGTAGTTACAGATGTAATTGATGATGCAATCGAACACGTAAACCTAATTTTAGAAGATCGAAAAGGTACTGTAGTAAAACATTATAATGCAGCAAGAACAACGTCTTTGATAAATGAAGTTCATTTTACAAACGTTCTGGTTAATATTTTAGAAAACGCTATAAAATATTCTCCTGACACTCCTGAAATTGAAATTTTTACAGAAAATGTAAAAGACATGATTTTGATAAAAGTAAAAGATCATGGGTTGGGAATGAGTAAGATAGCTCAAAAACGAGTGTTTGAAAAATTTTATAGAGAACATACCGGAGACCTTCATAACGTAAAAGGTCATGGTTTAGGTCTTGCGTATGTAAAAAGAATTGTAGAGGACCATAATGGTCAAGTATATGTTGAAAGTGAAAAAGGAAAGGGTAGCACCTTTATAATAAAAATACCATTAATAAATTAA
- a CDS encoding response regulator transcription factor yields MENNNKRILLVEDDLNFGAVLKDYLMLNDFEVTLAKNGMEGFEKFKKDVYDLCILDVMMPYKDGYTLAKEIREKNSEVPIIFLTAKSMKEDVLKGYKAGADDYLNKPFDSEVLLMKIKAIIQRKSADTKAEQVQFEFNIGKFHLNSKLRFLTFQDEEPIKLSPKENELLKMLILHENDLMPRELALTKIWRDDNYFTSRSMDVYIAKLRKYLKSDEDVEILNIHGEGFRLVVKSKVSE; encoded by the coding sequence ATGGAAAATAATAACAAAAGAATACTTTTAGTAGAAGATGACCTAAATTTTGGGGCGGTTCTTAAAGATTATCTAATGTTAAATGACTTTGAAGTTACTTTAGCTAAAAACGGTATGGAAGGTTTCGAAAAATTCAAGAAAGATGTATATGATTTATGTATTCTTGACGTAATGATGCCTTATAAAGATGGTTACACCTTAGCAAAAGAAATTAGAGAAAAGAATAGTGAAGTGCCAATTATATTCCTAACAGCAAAATCTATGAAAGAGGATGTTTTAAAAGGATATAAAGCAGGAGCTGATGATTATTTGAATAAGCCTTTTGATTCTGAGGTTTTATTGATGAAAATTAAAGCGATCATTCAAAGAAAATCTGCAGATACAAAAGCTGAACAAGTACAATTTGAATTTAATATTGGTAAATTCCACTTAAATTCTAAACTTAGATTCCTGACTTTCCAGGATGAAGAGCCAATTAAATTGTCTCCAAAAGAAAACGAATTGCTTAAAATGCTTATTCTTCATGAAAATGATTTAATGCCAAGAGAATTAGCTTTAACTAAAATCTGGAGAGACGACAACTACTTTACTTCAAGAAGTATGGACGTTTACATCGCTAAATTGAGAAAATATCTAAAATCTGATGAAGACGTTGAAATTTTAAATATTCACGGAGAAGGATTCAGATTAGTTGTTAAAAGCAAAGTTTCTGAATAA
- the prfH gene encoding peptide chain release factor H produces the protein MEKIIQITAGRGPAECTWVVAQVLKKVLEEAQEQNLDVVLLQRETGEENGTIETASISVKGKSADSFVKSWIGTIQWIGQSQFRKMHKRKNWFIGIFEIEQQKNAFVSENDIQYQAMRSSGAGGQHVNKVSSAIRATHIPTGITVVAMDSRSQHQNKKLATERLLKKLEDEKLIQLKNHVGKQWENQLNVERGNPVRVFTGSDFKKNKVEKSYKGTRQKLKNDLRNENN, from the coding sequence ATGGAAAAGATAATTCAAATAACGGCGGGTCGCGGACCTGCAGAATGCACTTGGGTTGTTGCCCAAGTGCTTAAAAAAGTTTTGGAAGAAGCACAGGAACAAAATTTAGATGTGGTTTTGCTTCAAAGAGAAACCGGAGAAGAAAACGGAACTATAGAAACTGCATCTATTTCTGTAAAAGGTAAAAGTGCAGATAGTTTTGTAAAATCCTGGATTGGAACGATTCAATGGATTGGTCAGAGTCAGTTTAGGAAAATGCACAAACGTAAAAACTGGTTCATTGGCATTTTTGAAATCGAACAGCAGAAAAATGCATTTGTTTCAGAAAATGATATTCAGTATCAGGCCATGAGAAGTTCTGGAGCGGGAGGCCAGCATGTGAACAAAGTAAGTTCGGCAATTAGGGCAACACATATTCCTACTGGAATTACAGTTGTTGCTATGGACAGCCGTTCGCAGCATCAAAACAAAAAACTGGCAACAGAAAGATTATTAAAAAAACTAGAAGACGAGAAATTAATTCAGCTTAAAAATCATGTTGGAAAACAATGGGAAAATCAACTCAATGTAGAGCGTGGAAATCCCGTGAGAGTTTTTACAGGAAGTGATTTTAAAAAGAATAAAGTAGAGAAAAGCTACAAAGGAACTCGTCAGAAATTAAAAAACGATTTACGCAATGAAAACAACTGA